A stretch of Oncorhynchus mykiss isolate Arlee chromosome 14, USDA_OmykA_1.1, whole genome shotgun sequence DNA encodes these proteins:
- the tmem255a gene encoding transmembrane protein 255A isoform X2, producing the protein MPLVQNQQAGIILTETPIGSFKQRKRKSIMVTMMLLIVSVLILIFGLAATTRTQNITVGGYYPGVICGLSRHKARPRCRHRRQMLGFGSFLGIIGAHLIENKRQMLVASIVFISFGVVAAFCCAIVDGVFAARHIDLRPYYAGRCDFYANSKSSVDYEDVHCQTASRATCNLRVKSNTCYCCDLYNCGKEHPLLGHANKDVLKKFRKTSMIWNRVELMGGYHEYTEVGSCEDVVHLYHLLWSVTILNIIALFLGIITAAVLGGFKDMTPMLTPDSCESEPLPAAPVSTELPAPSTSSFNCYYSNAPYLPPYTAYDLQGSSMMFPDSSGLSDESQSGASHMWSSLVPPCYSPPYCPPDEKPPPYSP; encoded by the exons ATGCCTCTTGTACAGAATCAACAAGCCGGAATAATTTTGACAGAAACTCCTATAG GATCATTCAAACAGAGGAAACGGAAGTCCATCATGGTCACTATGATGTTGCTTATTGTGTCTGTACTCATCCTTATCTTTGGACTGGCAGCCACCACCAGGACACAGAACATCACAGTCGGTGGCTACTACCCTGGAGTCATT tgtggattatcaaggcacaaggcgagacccagatgcagacacaggaggcagatg CTGGGCTTTGGCTCCTTTCTGGGAATCATCGGAGCCCATCTGATAGAAAACAAGAGGCAGATG CTGGTGGCGTCCATTGTGTTCATCAGTTTTGGAGTGGTGGCTGCCTTCTGCTGTGCCATTGTGGACGGGGTGTTTGCAGCCAGACACATA GACCTTAGACCTTACTATGCCGGCCGCTGTGATTTCTACGCCAATTCAAAATCTTCTGTGGATTATGAGGAC GTTCACTGCCAGACAGCATCCCGTGCAACCTGTAACCTACGTGTGAAATCTAATACTTGCTACTGCTGTGACCTCTACAACTGTGGCAA AGAACATCCTCTTTTGGGACATGCGAATAAAGATGTTTTGAAAAAGTTTAGGAAAACGTCCATGATTTGGAA CCGTGTGGAGCTGATGGGGGGCTACCACGAGTACACGGAGGTGGGGAGCTGTGAGGATGTGGTACACCTTTATCACCTGCTGTGGTCCGTCACCATCCTCAACATCATCGCTCTTTTCCTGGGCATCATCACCGCCGCCGTGCTGGGAGGCTTCAAGGACATG ACGCCCATGCTGACCCCTGACTCGTGTGAGTCAGAGCCCCTCCCAGCAGCCCCTGTCTCCACAGAGCTTCCAGCTCCCAGCACCTCCTCCTTCAACTGCTACTACAGCAATGCCCCCTACCTGCCACCCTATACTGCCTACGACCTGCAG GGCTCCAGTATGATGTTCCCAGACTCTTCTGGCCTGTCTGATGAGTCCCAGTCGGGGGCCAGCCACATGTGGTCCTCCCTGGTCCCCCCGTGCTACTCTCCACCTTACTGCCCACCCGATGAGAAGCCCCCGCCATACAGCCCCTAG
- the tmem255a gene encoding transmembrane protein 255A isoform X4: protein MPLVQNQQAGIILTETPIGSFKQRKRKSIMVTMMLLIVSVLILIFGLAATTRTQNITVGGYYPGVILGFGSFLGIIGAHLIENKRQMLVASIVFISFGVVAAFCCAIVDGVFAARHIDLRPYYAGRCDFYANSKSSVDYEDVHCQTASRATCNLRVKSNTCYCCDLYNCGKEHPLLGHANKDVLKKFRKTSMIWNRVELMGGYHEYTEVGSCEDVVHLYHLLWSVTILNIIALFLGIITAAVLGGFKDMTPMLTPDSCESEPLPAAPVSTELPAPSTSSFNCYYSNAPYLPPYTAYDLQGSSMMFPDSSGLSDESQSGASHMWSSLVPPCYSPPYCPPDEKPPPYSP from the exons ATGCCTCTTGTACAGAATCAACAAGCCGGAATAATTTTGACAGAAACTCCTATAG GATCATTCAAACAGAGGAAACGGAAGTCCATCATGGTCACTATGATGTTGCTTATTGTGTCTGTACTCATCCTTATCTTTGGACTGGCAGCCACCACCAGGACACAGAACATCACAGTCGGTGGCTACTACCCTGGAGTCATT CTGGGCTTTGGCTCCTTTCTGGGAATCATCGGAGCCCATCTGATAGAAAACAAGAGGCAGATG CTGGTGGCGTCCATTGTGTTCATCAGTTTTGGAGTGGTGGCTGCCTTCTGCTGTGCCATTGTGGACGGGGTGTTTGCAGCCAGACACATA GACCTTAGACCTTACTATGCCGGCCGCTGTGATTTCTACGCCAATTCAAAATCTTCTGTGGATTATGAGGAC GTTCACTGCCAGACAGCATCCCGTGCAACCTGTAACCTACGTGTGAAATCTAATACTTGCTACTGCTGTGACCTCTACAACTGTGGCAA AGAACATCCTCTTTTGGGACATGCGAATAAAGATGTTTTGAAAAAGTTTAGGAAAACGTCCATGATTTGGAA CCGTGTGGAGCTGATGGGGGGCTACCACGAGTACACGGAGGTGGGGAGCTGTGAGGATGTGGTACACCTTTATCACCTGCTGTGGTCCGTCACCATCCTCAACATCATCGCTCTTTTCCTGGGCATCATCACCGCCGCCGTGCTGGGAGGCTTCAAGGACATG ACGCCCATGCTGACCCCTGACTCGTGTGAGTCAGAGCCCCTCCCAGCAGCCCCTGTCTCCACAGAGCTTCCAGCTCCCAGCACCTCCTCCTTCAACTGCTACTACAGCAATGCCCCCTACCTGCCACCCTATACTGCCTACGACCTGCAG GGCTCCAGTATGATGTTCCCAGACTCTTCTGGCCTGTCTGATGAGTCCCAGTCGGGGGCCAGCCACATGTGGTCCTCCCTGGTCCCCCCGTGCTACTCTCCACCTTACTGCCCACCCGATGAGAAGCCCCCGCCATACAGCCCCTAG
- the tmem255a gene encoding transmembrane protein 255A isoform X3 — protein MPLVQNQQAGIILTETPIGSFKQRKRKSIMVTMMLLIVSVLILIFGLAATTRTQNITVGGYYPGVILGFGSFLGIIGAHLIENKRQMLVASIVFISFGVVAAFCCAIVDGVFAARHIDLRPYYAGRCDFYANSKSSVDYEDVHCQTASRATCNLRVKSNTCYCCDLYNCGKEHPLLGHANKDVLKKFRKTSMIWKPSRVELMGGYHEYTEVGSCEDVVHLYHLLWSVTILNIIALFLGIITAAVLGGFKDMTPMLTPDSCESEPLPAAPVSTELPAPSTSSFNCYYSNAPYLPPYTAYDLQGSSMMFPDSSGLSDESQSGASHMWSSLVPPCYSPPYCPPDEKPPPYSP, from the exons ATGCCTCTTGTACAGAATCAACAAGCCGGAATAATTTTGACAGAAACTCCTATAG GATCATTCAAACAGAGGAAACGGAAGTCCATCATGGTCACTATGATGTTGCTTATTGTGTCTGTACTCATCCTTATCTTTGGACTGGCAGCCACCACCAGGACACAGAACATCACAGTCGGTGGCTACTACCCTGGAGTCATT CTGGGCTTTGGCTCCTTTCTGGGAATCATCGGAGCCCATCTGATAGAAAACAAGAGGCAGATG CTGGTGGCGTCCATTGTGTTCATCAGTTTTGGAGTGGTGGCTGCCTTCTGCTGTGCCATTGTGGACGGGGTGTTTGCAGCCAGACACATA GACCTTAGACCTTACTATGCCGGCCGCTGTGATTTCTACGCCAATTCAAAATCTTCTGTGGATTATGAGGAC GTTCACTGCCAGACAGCATCCCGTGCAACCTGTAACCTACGTGTGAAATCTAATACTTGCTACTGCTGTGACCTCTACAACTGTGGCAA AGAACATCCTCTTTTGGGACATGCGAATAAAGATGTTTTGAAAAAGTTTAGGAAAACGTCCATGATTTGGAA GCCCAGCCGTGTGGAGCTGATGGGGGGCTACCACGAGTACACGGAGGTGGGGAGCTGTGAGGATGTGGTACACCTTTATCACCTGCTGTGGTCCGTCACCATCCTCAACATCATCGCTCTTTTCCTGGGCATCATCACCGCCGCCGTGCTGGGAGGCTTCAAGGACATG ACGCCCATGCTGACCCCTGACTCGTGTGAGTCAGAGCCCCTCCCAGCAGCCCCTGTCTCCACAGAGCTTCCAGCTCCCAGCACCTCCTCCTTCAACTGCTACTACAGCAATGCCCCCTACCTGCCACCCTATACTGCCTACGACCTGCAG GGCTCCAGTATGATGTTCCCAGACTCTTCTGGCCTGTCTGATGAGTCCCAGTCGGGGGCCAGCCACATGTGGTCCTCCCTGGTCCCCCCGTGCTACTCTCCACCTTACTGCCCACCCGATGAGAAGCCCCCGCCATACAGCCCCTAG
- the LOC110488967 gene encoding protein ATP1B4: MEPISTAGGAEEEHHGNFSPNPSAEAPPGKHAVSEALEEVQEELIEHQPLEQEDLNFEKWKPKPKPKRTLHEKAGDVKTYLWNAETREFMGRTGHSWFLIILFYTALYAFLAAMFGACMWCLMLSISPYHPTHNDRVMPPGMTMSPQLDGHYEIAFNASDRKSWKKYAKLMEEQLRPYNDAVQEQRNIQCPQDAYFMQDEQGESAERKACQFKRSWLGECSGLQDPHFGFSQGKPCILLRMNRILGYLPGHGTPVNVTCGVKKGAPESLGELQFFPKSIFNLMYYPYYGKLRHVNYTAPVVAVRFNGLQYDTHIVVKCKLNGKGIINDSPTDRFLGSVSFSFDVGA; the protein is encoded by the exons ATGGAGCCCATTTCTACGGCGGGAGGGGCTGAGGAAGAGCACCATGGAAACTTCTCACCAAATCCA TCTGCAGAGGCGCCGCCTGGAAAGCACGCAGTGTCAGAGGCCTTGGAAGAGGTGCAGGAGGAGTTGATAGAACATCAACCTCTGGAGCAGGAAGACCTGAACTTTGAGAAATGGAAGCCCAAGCCCAAACCTAAGAGAACGCTCCACGAGAAAGCAGGCGATGTGAAGACATATCTATGGAACGCAGAGACCAGAGAGTTCATGGGCCGCACTGGGCATAGCTGGT TTCTGATCATCCTCTTCTACACGGCACTGTATGCATTCCTGGCGGCCATGTTTGGTGCCTGTATGTGGTGCCTCATGCTGTCTATCAGCCCCTACCATCCAACCCACAACGACAGGGTGATGCCACCAG GTATGACGATGTCCCCACAACTGGATGGGCACTATGAGATCGCCTTCAATGCATCTGACCGCAAGTCTTGGAAGAAGTATGCAAAGCTAATGGAAGAACAACTAAGAC CATACAATGACGCCGTGCAGGAGCAGAGGAACATCCAGTGTCCGCAGGACGCGTACTTCATGCAGGATGAACAAGGGGAAAGCGCAGAGAGGAAGGCGTGCCAGTTCAAGAGGTCCTGGCTGGGCGAGTGCTCGGGGCTCCAGGACCCCCACTTTGGATTCTCCCAGGGGAAACCCTGCATCCTCCTCCGAATGAACCGG ATACTGGGCTATTTACCTGGCCATGGCACTCCTGTAAACGTGACCTGTGGAGTCAAG AAAGGTGCGCCAGAAAGCTTAGGAGAACTTCAGTTCTTCCCAAAAAGCATTTTCAACCTGATGTACTACCCTTACTATGGGAAGCTGAGACAT GTGAACTACACAGCACCGGTGGTGGCCGTGCGTTTCAATGGGCTGCAGTATGACACCCACATTGTTGTAAAATGCAAACTCAATGGCAAGGGCATCATCAATGATTCGCCTACCGATCGCTTCCTAGGCAGTGTGTCCTTCTCCTTCGATGTGGGCGCATAG
- the tmem255a gene encoding transmembrane protein 255A isoform X1 — translation MPLVQNQQAGIILTETPIGSFKQRKRKSIMVTMMLLIVSVLILIFGLAATTRTQNITVGGYYPGVICGLSRHKARPRCRHRRQMLGFGSFLGIIGAHLIENKRQMLVASIVFISFGVVAAFCCAIVDGVFAARHIDLRPYYAGRCDFYANSKSSVDYEDVHCQTASRATCNLRVKSNTCYCCDLYNCGKEHPLLGHANKDVLKKFRKTSMIWKPSRVELMGGYHEYTEVGSCEDVVHLYHLLWSVTILNIIALFLGIITAAVLGGFKDMTPMLTPDSCESEPLPAAPVSTELPAPSTSSFNCYYSNAPYLPPYTAYDLQGSSMMFPDSSGLSDESQSGASHMWSSLVPPCYSPPYCPPDEKPPPYSP, via the exons ATGCCTCTTGTACAGAATCAACAAGCCGGAATAATTTTGACAGAAACTCCTATAG GATCATTCAAACAGAGGAAACGGAAGTCCATCATGGTCACTATGATGTTGCTTATTGTGTCTGTACTCATCCTTATCTTTGGACTGGCAGCCACCACCAGGACACAGAACATCACAGTCGGTGGCTACTACCCTGGAGTCATT tgtggattatcaaggcacaaggcgagacccagatgcagacacaggaggcagatg CTGGGCTTTGGCTCCTTTCTGGGAATCATCGGAGCCCATCTGATAGAAAACAAGAGGCAGATG CTGGTGGCGTCCATTGTGTTCATCAGTTTTGGAGTGGTGGCTGCCTTCTGCTGTGCCATTGTGGACGGGGTGTTTGCAGCCAGACACATA GACCTTAGACCTTACTATGCCGGCCGCTGTGATTTCTACGCCAATTCAAAATCTTCTGTGGATTATGAGGAC GTTCACTGCCAGACAGCATCCCGTGCAACCTGTAACCTACGTGTGAAATCTAATACTTGCTACTGCTGTGACCTCTACAACTGTGGCAA AGAACATCCTCTTTTGGGACATGCGAATAAAGATGTTTTGAAAAAGTTTAGGAAAACGTCCATGATTTGGAA GCCCAGCCGTGTGGAGCTGATGGGGGGCTACCACGAGTACACGGAGGTGGGGAGCTGTGAGGATGTGGTACACCTTTATCACCTGCTGTGGTCCGTCACCATCCTCAACATCATCGCTCTTTTCCTGGGCATCATCACCGCCGCCGTGCTGGGAGGCTTCAAGGACATG ACGCCCATGCTGACCCCTGACTCGTGTGAGTCAGAGCCCCTCCCAGCAGCCCCTGTCTCCACAGAGCTTCCAGCTCCCAGCACCTCCTCCTTCAACTGCTACTACAGCAATGCCCCCTACCTGCCACCCTATACTGCCTACGACCTGCAG GGCTCCAGTATGATGTTCCCAGACTCTTCTGGCCTGTCTGATGAGTCCCAGTCGGGGGCCAGCCACATGTGGTCCTCCCTGGTCCCCCCGTGCTACTCTCCACCTTACTGCCCACCCGATGAGAAGCCCCCGCCATACAGCCCCTAG
- the tmem255a gene encoding transmembrane protein 255A isoform X5: MVTMMLLIVSVLILIFGLAATTRTQNITVGGYYPGVICGLSRHKARPRCRHRRQMLGFGSFLGIIGAHLIENKRQMLVASIVFISFGVVAAFCCAIVDGVFAARHIDLRPYYAGRCDFYANSKSSVDYEDVHCQTASRATCNLRVKSNTCYCCDLYNCGKEHPLLGHANKDVLKKFRKTSMIWKPSRVELMGGYHEYTEVGSCEDVVHLYHLLWSVTILNIIALFLGIITAAVLGGFKDMTPMLTPDSCESEPLPAAPVSTELPAPSTSSFNCYYSNAPYLPPYTAYDLQGSSMMFPDSSGLSDESQSGASHMWSSLVPPCYSPPYCPPDEKPPPYSP, from the exons ATGGTCACTATGATGTTGCTTATTGTGTCTGTACTCATCCTTATCTTTGGACTGGCAGCCACCACCAGGACACAGAACATCACAGTCGGTGGCTACTACCCTGGAGTCATT tgtggattatcaaggcacaaggcgagacccagatgcagacacaggaggcagatg CTGGGCTTTGGCTCCTTTCTGGGAATCATCGGAGCCCATCTGATAGAAAACAAGAGGCAGATG CTGGTGGCGTCCATTGTGTTCATCAGTTTTGGAGTGGTGGCTGCCTTCTGCTGTGCCATTGTGGACGGGGTGTTTGCAGCCAGACACATA GACCTTAGACCTTACTATGCCGGCCGCTGTGATTTCTACGCCAATTCAAAATCTTCTGTGGATTATGAGGAC GTTCACTGCCAGACAGCATCCCGTGCAACCTGTAACCTACGTGTGAAATCTAATACTTGCTACTGCTGTGACCTCTACAACTGTGGCAA AGAACATCCTCTTTTGGGACATGCGAATAAAGATGTTTTGAAAAAGTTTAGGAAAACGTCCATGATTTGGAA GCCCAGCCGTGTGGAGCTGATGGGGGGCTACCACGAGTACACGGAGGTGGGGAGCTGTGAGGATGTGGTACACCTTTATCACCTGCTGTGGTCCGTCACCATCCTCAACATCATCGCTCTTTTCCTGGGCATCATCACCGCCGCCGTGCTGGGAGGCTTCAAGGACATG ACGCCCATGCTGACCCCTGACTCGTGTGAGTCAGAGCCCCTCCCAGCAGCCCCTGTCTCCACAGAGCTTCCAGCTCCCAGCACCTCCTCCTTCAACTGCTACTACAGCAATGCCCCCTACCTGCCACCCTATACTGCCTACGACCTGCAG GGCTCCAGTATGATGTTCCCAGACTCTTCTGGCCTGTCTGATGAGTCCCAGTCGGGGGCCAGCCACATGTGGTCCTCCCTGGTCCCCCCGTGCTACTCTCCACCTTACTGCCCACCCGATGAGAAGCCCCCGCCATACAGCCCCTAG